From Triticum aestivum cultivar Chinese Spring chromosome 4A, IWGSC CS RefSeq v2.1, whole genome shotgun sequence, a single genomic window includes:
- the LOC100682442 gene encoding dolichyl-diphosphooligosaccharide--protein glycosyltransferase subunit DAD2, translating to MPKAAGDAKLLVQSLTKAYAATPTNLKIIDLYVVFAVATALVQVVYMGIVGSFPFNSFLSGVLSCIGTAVLGVCLRIQVNKDNKEFKDLPPERAFADFVLCNLVLHLVIMNFLG from the exons ATGCCGAAGGCCGCGGGGGACGCCAAGCTCCTGGTCCAGTCCCTCACCAAGGCCTACGCCGCCACGCCCACGAATCTCAAG ATCATTGACCTGTACGTGGTTTTCGCCGTGGCCACTGCCCTGGTTCAG GTCGTTTACATGGGAATAGTTGGGTCATTCCCCTTCAACTCTTTCCTGTCTGGTGTCCTGTCGTGCATCGGAACTGCAGTGCTTGGTG TTTGCCTCCGTATTCAAGTCAACAAGGACAACAAGGAATTCAAG GATCTTCCCCCGGAAAGGGCCTTTGCTGATTTCGTCCTGTGCAATCTGGTGCTCCACCTGGTGATCATGAACTTCCTCGGATGA